In the genome of Rhizobium etli 8C-3, one region contains:
- a CDS encoding M20/M25/M40 family metallo-hydrolase encodes MTDVSSVLSRADQNLGSSLDRLFELLRIKSISTDPAYKAECRTAAEWLVAYLKTLGFEASVRDTPGHPMVVAHHAGASADAPHMLFYGHYDVQPVDPIELWENDPFEPVVKDMGNGRKILTGRGTADDKGQLMTFVEACRAYKEVNGALPCRVTILFEGEEESGSPSLKPFLEANAAELKADYALVCDTGMWDGQTPAIAAALRGLVGEEVVVTAADRDLHSGLFGGAAANPIHVLTAALAGLHDDTGRITLENFYEGVEETPANIKASWEKLGQTSEDFLGQVGLSVPSGEKGRSVLELTWARPTAEVNGIWGGYTGEGFKTVIAAKASAKVSFRLVGRQDPAKIRETFRNYVRSKLPADCSVEFHAHGGSPAIQLAYDSAVITKAKNALSDEWPKPAVVIGMGGSIPIVGDFQRILGMESLLVGFGLSDDRIHSPNEKYELASYHKGIRSWVRILDALAA; translated from the coding sequence ATGACAGACGTATCCTCGGTGCTTTCGCGCGCCGATCAGAATCTTGGTTCAAGCCTGGACAGACTGTTCGAGTTGCTGCGGATCAAATCGATCTCGACTGACCCTGCGTATAAAGCCGAGTGCCGCACGGCCGCCGAATGGCTGGTGGCCTATTTGAAGACCCTGGGCTTCGAGGCTTCCGTTCGCGATACTCCCGGTCACCCGATGGTCGTTGCGCATCATGCCGGCGCCAGTGCGGATGCGCCGCATATGTTGTTCTACGGCCACTACGACGTTCAACCAGTCGATCCAATCGAGCTTTGGGAAAACGATCCCTTCGAACCAGTCGTCAAGGACATGGGCAATGGCCGCAAGATCCTGACGGGCCGCGGTACAGCCGACGACAAGGGCCAGCTCATGACTTTCGTCGAAGCCTGCCGGGCCTACAAAGAGGTCAACGGCGCGCTTCCTTGCCGCGTCACCATCCTTTTTGAGGGCGAAGAGGAATCCGGCTCGCCGTCCCTCAAGCCATTTTTGGAGGCAAATGCGGCAGAACTGAAGGCCGATTATGCGCTTGTCTGCGATACCGGCATGTGGGACGGGCAGACCCCGGCGATTGCTGCTGCGCTTCGCGGCCTTGTCGGTGAAGAAGTCGTCGTTACGGCTGCCGACCGCGATCTGCATTCCGGGCTTTTCGGCGGCGCGGCGGCAAATCCCATCCATGTCCTGACAGCGGCGCTTGCCGGTCTCCACGACGATACCGGTCGCATAACACTCGAGAATTTCTATGAAGGCGTCGAGGAAACGCCTGCAAACATCAAGGCCTCATGGGAAAAGCTCGGCCAGACCTCTGAGGACTTCCTGGGCCAAGTCGGCCTTTCTGTGCCGTCCGGTGAAAAAGGCCGCTCCGTTCTGGAACTCACCTGGGCGCGTCCGACGGCTGAAGTCAACGGCATATGGGGGGGCTATACCGGCGAGGGCTTCAAGACAGTGATTGCCGCCAAGGCGTCGGCCAAGGTTTCCTTCCGCCTCGTCGGCAGACAGGATCCAGCAAAGATTCGAGAGACGTTCCGAAACTATGTCCGCTCGAAGCTTCCGGCCGATTGCTCGGTCGAGTTCCATGCCCATGGCGGTTCGCCGGCAATTCAACTTGCCTACGATTCTGCGGTGATTACCAAAGCAAAGAACGCGCTTTCGGACGAATGGCCCAAGCCCGCCGTCGTCATCGGCATGGGCGGCTCTATTCCGATCGTCGGCGATTTCCAGAGGATCCTCGGGATGGAATCGCTGCTCGTCGGTTTCGGCCTCTCAGATGACAGGATCCATTCGCCCAACGAGAAATACGAACTCGCCTCCTACCACAAGGGCATCCGCTCCTGGGTGCGCATCCTCGACGCATTGGCAGCTTGA
- a CDS encoding MarR family winged helix-turn-helix transcriptional regulator, translated as MDSGAYLASQLAKGFARSLQQRAAGLGFSPGQFPILLELWAEDGLTQKQLLERVDIEQATMANTLARMARDGLIERRPHPSDKRAQLIFLTPNARAIEDEAVKIAREADLALFQGFKTFERELMLEYIRRLLENAKKI; from the coding sequence ATGGATTCAGGAGCATACCTTGCCAGCCAGTTGGCCAAGGGATTTGCCCGCTCGCTGCAACAGCGCGCGGCGGGGTTAGGTTTTTCTCCCGGGCAATTCCCGATCCTTCTCGAACTTTGGGCAGAAGACGGCCTCACGCAGAAGCAATTGCTCGAACGCGTCGATATCGAACAGGCGACGATGGCCAATACGCTTGCGCGCATGGCGCGCGATGGCCTCATAGAGCGCCGCCCCCATCCTTCAGACAAACGAGCGCAACTGATCTTCCTGACGCCCAATGCGCGGGCCATCGAAGATGAAGCGGTCAAGATCGCGCGTGAAGCCGATCTGGCGCTTTTCCAAGGCTTCAAGACCTTCGAACGCGAACTGATGCTGGAATATATCCGCCGCCTCCTTGAAAACGCGAAGAAAATCTGA
- the polA gene encoding DNA polymerase I has product MKKGDHLFLVDGSGFIFRAFHALPPLTRKSDGLPVGAVSGFCNMLWKLLTDARDTSVGVTPTHLAVIFDYSAKTFRKDLYDAYKANRSAPPDELIPQFGLIREATRAFNLPCIETEGFEADDIIATYARQAEATGADVTIVSSDKDLMQLVTPNVHMYDSMKDKQIGIPDVIEKWGVSPEKMIDLQAMTGDSVDNVPGIPGIGPKTAAQLLAEYGDLDTLLDRAHEIKQEKRRQAILENADKARLSRELVRLRSDVPLVLGLDDLVLEVQNGPKLIGFLKALQFTTLTRRVAEACNCDASAIEAADVKVEWGSAAHGPDLDAVEPEPVAGGIPDVEGAAVPIPVKAKPASKGFTPAELARTRAEAFAALPFDHSTYVTIRDLATLDKWIADARATGLVAFDTETTSLDAMQAELVGFSMAIADNDKNPAGVKTRAAYLPIGHKNGVGDLLGGGLADNQIPMRDALPRLKALLEDESVLKVAQNLKYDYLLMKRYGVETKSFDDTMLMSYVLDAGTGAHGMDSLSEKFLGHKPIAYKDIAGSGRANVTFDLVDIERATHYAAEDADVTLRLWMVLKPRLAAAKLTAVYERLERPLLPVLARMEERGITVDRQILSRLSGELAQGAARLEDEIYALAGEKFTIGSPKQLGDILFGKLGLAGGSKTKTGQWSTSASVLEDLAAAGFELPRKIVDWRQLTKLKSTYTDALPGYVHPQTKRVHTSYSLASTTTGRLSSSEPNLQNIPVRTLEGRKIRTAFISTPGHKLISADYSQIELRVLAHVAEIPQLTQAFAEGIDIHAMTASEMFGVPVDGMPAEVRRRAKAINFGIIYGISAFGLANQLSIERSEAGDYIKKYFERFPGIRDYMDSRKQMARDKGYVETIFGRRINYPEIRSSNPSVRAFNERAAINAPIQGSAADVIRRAMIKIEPALAEAGLADRVRMLLQVHDELIFEVEDADVEKAMPIIVSVMENAAMPALEMRVPLKVDARAATNWDQAH; this is encoded by the coding sequence ATGAAAAAAGGCGATCATCTTTTCCTTGTTGACGGTTCGGGTTTCATCTTCCGGGCGTTTCATGCCCTGCCGCCGCTGACGCGCAAGTCCGACGGCTTGCCGGTCGGCGCGGTCTCTGGCTTCTGCAATATGCTCTGGAAGCTGCTGACCGATGCGCGTGACACCTCCGTCGGCGTCACGCCGACGCATCTTGCGGTTATCTTCGACTACTCGGCAAAGACCTTTCGCAAGGATTTGTATGATGCCTACAAGGCAAATCGCTCTGCGCCCCCGGATGAGCTGATACCGCAGTTCGGGCTGATCCGCGAGGCGACGCGCGCCTTCAACCTGCCCTGCATCGAGACCGAGGGCTTCGAGGCCGACGATATCATCGCCACCTATGCCCGACAGGCGGAAGCGACCGGCGCCGATGTGACGATCGTCTCCTCCGACAAGGATCTGATGCAGCTCGTGACGCCGAACGTCCACATGTACGACAGCATGAAGGACAAGCAGATCGGCATCCCGGACGTGATCGAGAAATGGGGCGTGTCGCCCGAAAAGATGATCGACCTGCAGGCCATGACCGGTGATTCGGTCGATAACGTCCCCGGTATTCCCGGTATCGGTCCGAAGACCGCCGCGCAGCTTCTTGCGGAATATGGCGATCTCGACACGCTTTTGGACCGCGCGCATGAGATCAAGCAGGAAAAGCGCCGCCAGGCGATCCTCGAAAATGCCGACAAGGCAAGGCTCTCGCGCGAGTTGGTGCGGTTGCGATCTGATGTGCCGCTGGTGCTTGGTCTGGACGACCTCGTTCTCGAAGTGCAGAACGGCCCGAAGTTGATTGGCTTTCTGAAGGCGTTGCAATTCACGACGCTGACGCGCCGGGTGGCGGAGGCGTGCAATTGCGATGCCAGTGCCATCGAGGCGGCCGACGTAAAAGTCGAGTGGGGTAGTGCTGCCCATGGCCCCGATCTCGATGCCGTTGAGCCGGAGCCGGTTGCGGGGGGCATTCCGGATGTTGAGGGCGCCGCCGTTCCGATCCCCGTCAAGGCCAAGCCTGCCAGCAAAGGCTTTACGCCCGCCGAACTTGCCAGGACCCGCGCCGAAGCGTTTGCAGCGCTGCCATTCGATCATTCTACCTACGTGACGATTCGCGATCTTGCCACGCTCGACAAATGGATTGCCGATGCGCGGGCAACCGGTCTGGTAGCATTCGATACCGAAACCACTTCACTTGATGCGATGCAGGCGGAGCTGGTGGGATTCTCGATGGCGATTGCCGACAACGATAAGAACCCGGCAGGCGTCAAGACGCGCGCTGCCTATCTCCCGATCGGCCACAAGAACGGCGTCGGCGATCTCCTTGGTGGAGGGCTTGCGGACAATCAGATACCGATGCGGGACGCGCTGCCGCGGCTGAAAGCCCTGCTCGAAGACGAGTCCGTCCTCAAGGTCGCGCAGAACCTGAAATATGATTATCTGCTGATGAAGCGATACGGCGTCGAGACAAAGAGCTTCGATGACACGATGCTGATGTCCTACGTGCTCGACGCCGGCACCGGCGCCCACGGGATGGACTCGCTCTCGGAAAAATTTCTCGGACATAAACCGATTGCCTACAAGGACATCGCAGGAAGCGGCAGGGCGAATGTCACGTTCGACCTCGTCGATATCGAACGTGCTACGCATTACGCTGCCGAAGACGCCGATGTGACATTGCGGCTCTGGATGGTGCTGAAGCCACGTCTTGCCGCGGCAAAGCTGACGGCCGTCTACGAACGTCTGGAGCGCCCGCTGCTGCCGGTACTGGCGCGCATGGAAGAACGCGGCATCACGGTCGACCGTCAGATCCTGTCCCGCCTATCGGGTGAACTGGCGCAAGGCGCTGCGCGCCTGGAGGACGAAATCTATGCGCTGGCGGGTGAGAAATTCACGATCGGCTCGCCAAAGCAGCTTGGCGATATCCTGTTCGGCAAGCTGGGGCTTGCTGGTGGCAGCAAGACGAAGACCGGGCAGTGGTCGACCTCGGCAAGCGTGCTGGAAGACCTTGCTGCCGCGGGTTTCGAGCTGCCGCGCAAGATCGTCGATTGGCGCCAGCTGACCAAGCTGAAATCCACGTATACAGATGCGCTTCCGGGATACGTGCATCCGCAGACGAAGCGCGTCCACACTTCCTATTCGCTGGCTTCGACGACAACAGGGCGCCTTTCGTCGTCCGAGCCGAACTTGCAAAATATTCCGGTGCGCACGCTGGAGGGCCGGAAAATCCGCACCGCGTTCATCTCCACGCCCGGGCATAAGCTGATCTCTGCCGATTACAGCCAGATCGAACTGCGCGTGCTCGCACATGTCGCGGAAATTCCGCAGCTCACACAGGCTTTTGCCGAAGGCATCGATATTCACGCGATGACGGCCTCCGAAATGTTCGGCGTTCCTGTCGATGGCATGCCGGCCGAAGTGCGCCGCCGTGCCAAGGCCATCAACTTCGGCATCATCTACGGTATTTCCGCCTTCGGCCTTGCCAACCAGCTCTCGATCGAGCGCTCGGAAGCGGGTGACTACATCAAGAAATATTTCGAGCGGTTTCCCGGCATTCGCGACTATATGGACAGCCGCAAACAGATGGCGCGCGACAAGGGCTATGTCGAAACGATCTTCGGGCGGCGAATCAACTACCCGGAAATCCGCTCCTCCAATCCTTCCGTGCGCGCCTTTAACGAGCGGGCGGCGATCAATGCACCAATCCAGGGTTCGGCTGCCGATGTCATCCGCCGGGCAATGATCAAGATCGAACCGGCACTCGCCGAAGCCGGCCTTGCGGATCGGGTTCGCATGCTGCTGCAGGTGCACGATGAGTTGATCTTCGAGGTCGAGGATGCCGACGTCGAAAAGGCGATGCCGATCATTGTTTCCGTCATGGAAAACGCCGCCATGCCGGCCCTTGAAATGCGCGTGCCGTTGAAGGTCGATGCCCGTGCCGCTACCAATTGGGACCAAGCGCACTGA
- a CDS encoding DNA translocase FtsK — MRFPRTNLTDAGDFSSEIDVQHAGDDVNVAPAAPVWQSNFSLAPNVRFTRTPENLIIKRRPPAESEQPYGEATVSQEPAVDVEPPVMVDVPFDIYEPEAAPSVSEIDHPKYIPDVQVEPEFRASSKLADISDFAFWEVMAFEEATAAPIILPVAFLPKVEATAESIISHFRVMEWRPGARLHKPDAPATAIAAPAPVRSISAEAPAARSGPAPLSAKTQPIAPMPVRVQAPAPLAPAPRAVTQKAIPAHIDPSGYEFPPRSLLQEPPERFGEIMPQETLEQNAGLLESVLEDFGIKGEIIHVRPGPVVTLYEFEPAPGVKSSRVIGLADDIARSMSALSARVAVVPGRNVIGIELPNAMRETVYFREMIESQDFEKSGYKLALGLGKTIGGEPVIAELAKMPHLLVAGTTGSGKSVAINTMILSLLYRMTPEQCRLIMVDPKMLELSVYDGIPHLLTPVVTDPKKAVMALKWAVREMEERYRKMSRLGVRNIDGYNGRVAQAREKGETVHIMVQTGFDKGTGAPIEEQQEMDLTPMPYIVVIVDEMADLMMVAGKEIEGAIQRLAQMARAAGIHLIMATQRPSVDVITGTIKANFPTRISFQVTSKIDSRTILGEQGAEQLLGQGDMLHMQGGGRISRVHGPFVSDLEVEKVVAHLKTQGRPEYLETVTADEEEDADPEEGAVFDKSAIASEDGNELYDQAVKVVLRDKKCSTSYIQRRLGIGYNRAASLVERMEKEGLVGPANHVGKREIVSGREE; from the coding sequence ATGCGTTTTCCCAGAACGAATTTGACGGATGCCGGTGATTTTTCCTCGGAAATAGACGTACAGCACGCGGGCGACGACGTGAATGTCGCTCCCGCAGCACCGGTTTGGCAGAGCAATTTCTCGCTCGCACCGAACGTGCGCTTTACCCGCACGCCGGAAAACCTGATCATTAAACGCCGCCCGCCGGCCGAATCGGAACAGCCGTATGGCGAGGCGACCGTCAGCCAAGAGCCGGCCGTTGATGTCGAGCCACCGGTGATGGTCGACGTGCCGTTCGACATCTATGAGCCGGAAGCCGCGCCATCCGTGTCCGAGATCGATCACCCCAAATATATCCCCGACGTCCAGGTCGAGCCTGAATTTCGCGCTTCGTCAAAGCTTGCAGACATTTCCGATTTCGCCTTCTGGGAAGTCATGGCCTTCGAGGAAGCAACTGCGGCCCCGATTATCCTGCCGGTTGCCTTCCTGCCGAAGGTTGAGGCAACAGCGGAATCGATCATCTCACACTTCCGCGTGATGGAATGGCGCCCGGGAGCAAGACTGCACAAGCCCGACGCACCAGCCACGGCCATAGCCGCTCCAGCGCCTGTAAGGTCCATATCGGCCGAGGCTCCGGCGGCCAGGTCGGGCCCAGCACCGCTGAGCGCGAAAACCCAGCCGATCGCGCCGATGCCGGTCCGTGTGCAGGCCCCTGCACCGCTGGCGCCCGCACCGCGGGCCGTAACGCAAAAGGCAATCCCGGCGCATATCGATCCATCCGGCTACGAGTTTCCGCCGCGCTCGCTGCTGCAGGAACCACCGGAGCGCTTTGGCGAAATCATGCCCCAGGAAACGCTGGAGCAGAATGCCGGGCTGTTGGAAAGCGTGCTGGAGGACTTCGGCATCAAGGGCGAGATCATTCACGTCCGCCCGGGTCCGGTCGTAACGCTTTATGAATTCGAACCTGCACCCGGAGTGAAGTCGTCGCGCGTCATCGGACTTGCCGACGATATCGCCCGCTCCATGTCGGCGCTGTCGGCTCGTGTCGCCGTCGTGCCCGGCCGCAACGTCATCGGCATCGAACTGCCGAACGCGATGCGGGAGACGGTCTATTTCCGCGAGATGATCGAAAGTCAGGATTTCGAGAAGAGCGGCTATAAGCTGGCGCTCGGCCTCGGCAAGACGATCGGCGGCGAGCCGGTGATCGCCGAGCTTGCAAAGATGCCGCACCTGCTGGTCGCCGGCACAACCGGCTCCGGAAAATCCGTCGCCATCAACACGATGATTCTCTCTCTGCTCTATCGCATGACACCGGAACAGTGCCGTCTCATCATGGTCGATCCGAAGATGCTGGAACTGTCCGTATATGATGGCATCCCGCACCTATTGACGCCCGTCGTTACCGATCCGAAGAAGGCTGTGATGGCGCTGAAATGGGCGGTGCGCGAGATGGAGGAGCGCTACCGGAAAATGTCGCGCCTCGGTGTGCGCAACATCGACGGCTACAACGGCCGTGTCGCGCAGGCCCGCGAAAAGGGCGAGACGGTCCACATCATGGTCCAGACCGGTTTTGACAAGGGCACAGGTGCACCGATCGAAGAGCAGCAGGAAATGGATCTGACGCCGATGCCTTACATCGTCGTCATCGTCGACGAAATGGCCGACCTCATGATGGTCGCCGGCAAGGAGATCGAGGGCGCGATCCAGCGCCTGGCGCAGATGGCGCGCGCTGCCGGCATCCATCTCATCATGGCGACCCAGCGTCCGTCCGTCGACGTCATCACCGGCACCATCAAGGCGAATTTCCCGACCCGGATTTCCTTCCAGGTCACGTCGAAGATCGACAGCCGCACGATCCTTGGCGAACAAGGCGCCGAGCAGCTGCTCGGCCAGGGCGACATGCTGCACATGCAAGGTGGCGGCAGGATTTCCCGTGTTCATGGCCCGTTCGTCTCCGACCTCGAAGTCGAAAAGGTCGTCGCGCATCTGAAGACGCAGGGCCGTCCGGAATATCTGGAGACGGTCACGGCTGACGAAGAAGAAGATGCCGACCCTGAAGAGGGCGCCGTCTTCGACAAGAGCGCGATCGCGTCCGAGGATGGCAACGAGCTTTACGACCAGGCTGTCAAGGTCGTGCTGCGCGACAAGAAGTGCTCGACCTCCTACATCCAGCGCCGCCTCGGCATCGGCTATAACCGGGCGGCATCGCTTGTCGAGCGCATGGAAAAGGAGGGCCTCGTCGGCCCCGCGAACCATGTCGGCAAACGTGAGATCGTCTCGGGGCGCGAAGAATGA
- the phnN gene encoding phosphonate metabolism protein/1,5-bisphosphokinase (PRPP-forming) PhnN, whose protein sequence is MIPSHEPHLVPGTERGIMVVVVGPSGAGKDTLINLAAQHFAGRPDVHFVRRVITRDGDAGGENHLSVSDGGFVSMEQSGNFAVWWEAHGLKYGIPAEVSVALSKGHLVIANGSRSALHLFHAVFPRLKVINVTARPEVLAGRLEARGRETHEDIMARLARGPLTVRGDYDVTELDNSSSLEEAGRKIIKTLSGFLAQIG, encoded by the coding sequence ATGATCCCCTCGCACGAGCCACACTTGGTACCAGGCACCGAGCGGGGCATCATGGTCGTTGTCGTCGGCCCGAGCGGCGCCGGCAAGGACACGCTGATAAACCTGGCGGCACAGCATTTCGCCGGCCGTCCCGACGTGCACTTCGTCCGCCGCGTCATCACGCGGGACGGGGATGCCGGCGGCGAGAATCATCTGTCCGTTTCCGACGGAGGCTTCGTTTCTATGGAGCAGTCCGGCAACTTCGCCGTTTGGTGGGAGGCGCATGGCCTGAAATACGGAATTCCAGCAGAGGTTTCCGTCGCGCTCTCCAAGGGACACCTGGTAATCGCCAACGGCTCCCGCTCGGCACTCCACCTGTTTCACGCCGTTTTTCCCCGCCTCAAGGTTATCAACGTAACCGCCCGCCCAGAAGTGCTGGCAGGCCGCCTCGAAGCCCGCGGCCGCGAGACGCACGAAGATATCATGGCCCGCCTCGCTCGAGGCCCGCTGACCGTCCGCGGCGACTACGACGTCACCGAACTTGACAACAGCAGTTCCCTGGAAGAAGCCGGGCGCAAGATCATCAAGACGCTCAGCGGCTTCCTCGCCCAAATTGGTTAG